CTGGTGTGTCAAACATTGATTTGgctgttttctcttctcttgtcCATTCCTTTCTTCCTGTCCTACCACCTCACTGATGAGCCCTTCTACAATCTCTCTCTCCCCACTGACCCCTATGCCCACCAAGTCACCTGTGTAGAGAACTGGCCTTCTAAAATGAACCAGCTCCTCTTTACCACCTCCCTGTTTATGCTCCAGGATTGTGTCCCTCTAGGCTTCATCCTCATCTGCTACCTGAAGACTGCAATCTGCCTCCACAGGAGAAATGGAAAGGTCGACAGGAAGAGGGAAAATGAGAACCAGCTCAGTGGGAATAAGCAGGTCAACATGATGTTGATTTCCATTGTGGTGACCTTTGGGGTCTACTGGCTGCCCTTAAACATCTTCAATATTATCTACAACTGGTATCATGACATGCTGATGAGCTACCACCATGACCTGGTATTTATAATTTGCCATTTGGTTGCTATGGTTTCTACATGTATAAATCCTCTCTTTTGTGGTTTTCTCAACGAAATATCCAGAAGGACCTGGTTGGTGCTTATTCACCACTGCTCGTGCTTTGCACCCCAGGAAAGATATGAAAACACTGCCATCTCCACTATGCACACAGATGAATCCAGGGGGTCTTTACAATTGGCTCACATACCAACAGGTATATTGTTAATACCTAATGCTGTCATCCTTTGTCACAAATGATAGCAGCTAGGCCAGTGAGAGGCAAGCAGCATTGATGGCTACAGAACCAAGTCGCCAAATCCTTTTATTCAGTGGAATACCCACAAAAGTTATTACTAACAATATGCCTGGTAAAAACAATACTCTATGTATTTAGCATTGAAGCACTTCTGTTTTCAGATACGGAACCCGTAACTTTCAACCATATAACCATTCAATTACTTACCATACTCAGAAAGTCCCCTATTATAATTGATTAATTAGTTACCAAACTAGTTAAAGGATTGGAAGTAGAAGTAGTAGTTTTAACTCAACATTTAAAGTAAGTATAATTAATTCTCATGCCTGAATAAGATTCAATTCTCTAGTTTATAACAGTACATTTTCTTCACTGACAATACTAATAGCACTACTAGAACCTGGCCACAAACTCTTTAGCACTCTAATTATTCTAGAAATTACTTTAACTTTTTAGTAGCCAATGTAAATGGAGCTTTCATTACGAAAAAGGGTTTTATCTCTGATCCTTTATGTATACAAAGTAGGGGTCATTGTGATGCTATCATTGGGTATGAAGGATTTCATCAATAGCAATCTTATAATTAATTTCTGATTGCTTAAAACCTCTCATACATCTTATGACTTAAACAGTTCAAAAGTTTCCCTCATCCTCACAAAGTTACTTACACAGGAATCAGATAATTATCACACAGGATATTAAACTATAGCCATTAGATCAATGACTTTTATTAAATCGTGACTTAGATAAATTTCCTTTACACTTACTAAATTTGAACTGCAGCTTATTTGTCAAAAATTtagctgtattttcttctttcttttgaataAAAGGTAATGTGTCTCTGAATACCTGtcacttttctgttttgtttttcagtcttcATGTTTCCCCCTTCctaatatctgaaatctcttctcTCTTGCCCTCACTGTcatactctctctttttccctcctcttcaagatTTCTATTCTCTGTTACATCATTttgggatactatgaaca
This region of Tamandua tetradactyla isolate mTamTet1 chromosome 20, mTamTet1.pri, whole genome shotgun sequence genomic DNA includes:
- the LOC143664277 gene encoding LOW QUALITY PROTEIN: neuropeptide Y receptor type 6-like (The sequence of the model RefSeq protein was modified relative to this genomic sequence to represent the inferred CDS: deleted 2 bases in 1 codon) — encoded protein: MQKKPVRSHDVWQAHQRCRSADQLFPHTLVGSPAPRQRPAGWLPPAEHPPPSTLISVARDRRGRAEVGDSSAPSAGHNGKCTRLHQTGRGELEGGRAPTGATCWEEGVNADNEGRGKKNTKLSDILVCVMCIPFTVIYALMDHWIFGDTMCKLTSYVQGVSISVSIFTLVLIAIERYQLTAKPRGWKSSICHAHWCVTLIWLFSLLLSIPFFLSYHLTDEPFYNLSLPTDPYAHQVTCVENWPSKMNQLLFTTSLFMLQDCVPLGFILICYLKTAICLHRRNGKVDRKRENENQLSGNKQVNMMLISIVVTFGVYWLPLNIFNIIYNWYHDMLMSYHHDLVFIICHLVAMVSTCINPLFCGFLNEISRRTWLVLIHHCSCFAPQERYENTAISTMHTDESRGSLQLAHIPTGILLIPNAVILCHK